The Pontibacter pudoricolor genome contains a region encoding:
- a CDS encoding response regulator, which produces MYKLEHILIIDDDQINNLFSQIILEDANVCNMVSVCQSTIEALELLRSMNGNPDATFPDLILLDINMPELDGFDFLERYHMLGYNNQYNTAISMFSTSNDPSHKERVKHFSSVIGFIEKPLSMASLQNILAQQI; this is translated from the coding sequence ATGTATAAACTTGAGCATATTCTTATAATAGATGACGATCAGATCAATAACCTGTTCTCACAGATCATTCTGGAAGATGCTAATGTTTGCAACATGGTTTCGGTATGCCAAAGCACAATAGAGGCGCTGGAGTTATTACGTAGCATGAACGGTAACCCGGACGCTACTTTCCCGGATCTGATACTGCTGGATATTAACATGCCTGAGCTAGATGGGTTCGATTTTCTGGAGCGTTACCACATGCTGGGTTACAACAACCAGTACAACACAGCCATTTCCATGTTCAGCACCTCAAACGACCCGTCGCATAAAGAACGTGTAAAGCATTTCAGCTCTGTGATTGGTTTTATCGAGAAACCACTTTCCATGGCATCGCTTCAGAACATACTGGCGCAGCAGATATAA